The following proteins are encoded in a genomic region of Deltaproteobacteria bacterium:
- a CDS encoding UDP-N-acetylmuramoyl-L-alanine--D-glutamate ligase, with translation MELKGKKVLVVGLAKSGVSAVRFLTQKGAVVTGTDLRKEEELKGSLDAHSWTSLKSAPVKLALGGHPPKLFEAADLIVPSPGVPIDLPVIQKALKKKIPVWGEMEIASRFITIPMIAVTGTNGKSTTVTLMYEILKKGGKRVLLGGNIGTPLLDLVEPARNSDFVVVEVSSFQLETIQAFHPKIAVLLNITEDHLDRYNRFANYVKAKARLVQNLDRSDLLIVNAGDKTCRAIARKTRAKKCLFSSGKKISGGLFLKDSEIQYPFGKNHENYLVRNNHLAGLHNKENMMASIAVGRTLGVSTESIQMTLDTFLGLPHRTEFVREVGGVTYYNDSKATNVNATRMALAGFPDKKVLLIAGGRDKGFNYKPLAPFLRKKVKRLYLIGEAAEKIRRNIGSAAPSVVAETLEKALYLVSGDASWGDSVLLSPACASYDQFRNYEHRGEIFKNLVMRL, from the coding sequence ATGGAACTTAAGGGAAAAAAAGTTTTGGTCGTTGGGCTCGCAAAATCAGGGGTGAGTGCTGTCCGCTTCCTGACCCAGAAAGGAGCGGTGGTCACCGGTACCGATTTAAGAAAAGAGGAGGAACTGAAAGGTTCCCTCGATGCCCATTCATGGACCTCGCTCAAATCGGCCCCCGTCAAGCTGGCCCTTGGCGGTCACCCCCCCAAACTCTTTGAAGCGGCCGACCTGATCGTCCCCTCCCCCGGCGTCCCGATCGACCTCCCTGTCATTCAAAAGGCACTGAAAAAGAAAATTCCGGTCTGGGGGGAGATGGAGATCGCAAGTCGCTTTATCACCATCCCGATGATTGCCGTGACCGGAACCAATGGAAAATCAACCACGGTGACCCTGATGTATGAAATTTTGAAAAAAGGGGGGAAGCGGGTCCTTCTGGGAGGAAACATCGGGACACCGCTCCTTGATCTTGTCGAACCGGCCCGAAACAGCGATTTTGTCGTTGTGGAGGTCAGCAGTTTTCAACTGGAAACGATCCAGGCGTTTCATCCCAAGATCGCCGTTCTCCTGAATATTACGGAGGACCACCTGGACCGGTACAATCGGTTCGCCAATTACGTGAAGGCCAAGGCGAGGCTTGTGCAGAATCTGGATCGATCAGACCTGCTCATCGTCAACGCCGGAGACAAGACCTGCAGAGCTATTGCCAGAAAGACAAGGGCCAAGAAATGTCTTTTTAGTTCGGGAAAAAAGATCTCCGGTGGACTTTTTCTCAAAGATTCCGAGATCCAGTACCCGTTCGGCAAAAATCATGAAAATTATCTCGTCCGCAACAACCACTTGGCCGGCCTTCATAATAAAGAAAACATGATGGCCTCCATTGCGGTGGGAAGAACTCTTGGCGTTTCCACAGAATCGATCCAGATGACGCTGGATACCTTCCTGGGTCTTCCCCACCGGACCGAGTTTGTCCGCGAGGTCGGGGGGGTAACTTACTACAACGATTCAAAGGCAACCAACGTCAATGCCACACGAATGGCTTTGGCCGGTTTCCCTGACAAAAAAGTCCTGCTGATCGCCGGGGGAAGAGACAAGGGGTTCAATTATAAACCACTCGCCCCGTTTTTGAGAAAGAAGGTCAAACGGCTCTACCTCATTGGAGAAGCGGCTGAGAAGATTCGTCGCAATATCGGCAGTGCCGCACCGTCGGTCGTCGCGGAGACGCTGGAAAAGGCGCTCTATCTTGTCTCTGGAGACGCCTCGTGGGGGGATTCCGTTCTCCTGTCACCAGCCTGCGCCAGTTATGACCAGTTTCGAAACTATGAACACCGCGGGGAGATCTTTAAAAATCTGGTGATGCGCCTATGA
- the murG gene encoding undecaprenyldiphospho-muramoylpentapeptide beta-N-acetylglucosaminyltransferase, with translation MSVLKIMIAGGGTGGHIFPALALAEAFRARDPKMEILFIGTAKGLEQKLVPERGYPIKLIPVKRLKGEYWTDRIRTVTGIPKALFGSARLIKGFQPDLVVGVGGYSSGPVVLMAKLMGKKTVLQEQNSVAGITNRILGRFADRVFTHFPESNRFFKKPVFCLGNPVRPDFLEQFAKTEKRGLLFTVLVVGGSQGAKRLNEAVTGALRPDFRDRIRFIHQTGENDFRSVAEAYHQGGFKAEVFPFSNKMGEYFKEADLVIARAGAMTITELAVSGRPSILVPYPFAADNHQQKNAEYLVQAGAARLLPNDQATGEKIAEIFDEFLKDRALLKTMGEKAKNLGRPLAAQQIVENCWEWIRHV, from the coding sequence TTGAGTGTTCTTAAAATTATGATTGCTGGCGGCGGGACAGGAGGACATATCTTTCCGGCCTTGGCCTTGGCAGAGGCCTTTCGTGCAAGGGACCCAAAAATGGAGATCCTTTTTATCGGCACTGCCAAAGGACTGGAGCAAAAATTAGTCCCTGAAAGGGGTTACCCGATCAAATTGATCCCGGTCAAAAGACTCAAAGGGGAGTACTGGACGGACAGGATCCGAACAGTAACCGGCATCCCGAAGGCCCTCTTTGGATCAGCCCGTCTGATCAAGGGATTCCAGCCGGATCTCGTTGTCGGCGTTGGTGGTTATAGCTCAGGACCGGTCGTACTGATGGCCAAACTGATGGGGAAAAAAACCGTGCTCCAAGAACAGAATTCAGTAGCCGGTATCACCAACCGGATTCTTGGCCGCTTTGCCGACCGGGTTTTTACGCACTTCCCCGAAAGCAACCGTTTTTTCAAGAAACCGGTTTTCTGCCTCGGGAACCCGGTTCGACCGGATTTCTTGGAACAGTTCGCAAAGACTGAAAAGAGGGGCCTTCTTTTTACCGTTTTGGTCGTCGGCGGGAGTCAGGGGGCGAAAAGACTCAACGAGGCGGTAACAGGGGCACTCCGTCCCGATTTTAGAGACCGTATCCGATTCATTCACCAGACGGGAGAAAACGACTTCCGGTCGGTCGCCGAGGCCTATCACCAGGGAGGGTTCAAGGCGGAGGTTTTTCCCTTTAGCAACAAAATGGGGGAGTACTTTAAGGAAGCCGATCTCGTAATCGCCAGGGCCGGGGCAATGACAATCACCGAATTGGCTGTCTCCGGCCGCCCATCGATCCTTGTCCCCTATCCCTTTGCCGCCGACAACCATCAGCAGAAGAATGCGGAATATCTGGTCCAGGCAGGGGCGGCACGCCTTCTCCCCAACGATCAGGCTACAGGAGAAAAAATCGCAGAGATTTTCGACGAGTTTTTAAAAGACCGGGCCCTGTTGAAGACTATGGGTGAAAAGGCCAAAAATTTGGGCCGCCCCCTGGCGGCACAACAAATTGTGGAGAACTGTTGGGAATGGATACGGCATGTATAA
- a CDS encoding UDP-N-acetylmuramate--L-alanine ligase, giving the protein MYKTIQKIHFVGIGGIGMSGLAEILMNLGYRVSGSDIKRTPITNRLRRRGVKVFYQHKMQNVDGAQVVVTSSAISRQNPEVLEAVRHHIPVVARAEILAELMRLKYGVAVAGTHGKTTTTSLIAAVLEEGGFDPTVVVGGRVRSLRSNARLGKGEFLVAEADESDGSFLKLSPTIAVVTTIDPEHMDYYRDFAKVKRTFAEFCAKVPFYGLVVWGIDHPVVRTLAHQFQKRSLTYSLGGKIAADLTATHLTHKENQSEALIHFHGKKLGRLKLQIPGRHNVSNALAAIAVGLELGIPYTKIARALRRFKGISRRMEILYQDKNTLVMDDYGHHPEEIKATLRAVKEGWGRKTIVIFQPHRYSRTRDLFDSFRTAFGLADQVILTDIYAASEEPIRGITGERLARAIKNPNVLYEPDFGKIIDLTKQRVGAYGHTPRLILTLGAGDIWKVGREIARQLEH; this is encoded by the coding sequence ATGTATAAGACCATTCAAAAGATCCATTTTGTCGGCATCGGGGGAATCGGCATGAGCGGCCTGGCCGAGATATTGATGAACTTGGGTTATCGGGTGAGCGGTTCTGATATCAAACGAACCCCTATCACCAACCGCCTCCGCCGCCGCGGCGTGAAGGTTTTCTACCAACACAAGATGCAAAACGTTGACGGTGCCCAGGTGGTTGTCACCTCCTCGGCCATTTCCAGACAAAATCCGGAAGTGCTCGAGGCAGTCCGGCACCACATCCCGGTGGTGGCCCGCGCCGAGATCCTGGCAGAATTGATGCGATTAAAATACGGTGTCGCTGTCGCGGGGACCCATGGGAAGACAACAACCACATCGCTCATCGCCGCTGTCTTGGAGGAAGGGGGGTTTGACCCGACAGTCGTGGTGGGGGGGCGTGTTCGAAGCCTCCGGTCCAACGCCAGACTGGGGAAGGGAGAGTTTCTTGTCGCCGAGGCGGATGAATCGGATGGTTCCTTTCTGAAACTTTCTCCCACAATCGCCGTTGTCACAACTATCGACCCCGAACATATGGACTACTACAGAGATTTCGCGAAGGTCAAAAGGACCTTTGCGGAGTTCTGTGCCAAGGTTCCCTTTTACGGTCTTGTCGTCTGGGGGATTGATCATCCCGTTGTCCGAACACTGGCCCATCAATTTCAGAAAAGGAGCCTGACCTACAGCCTTGGCGGAAAGATTGCCGCCGACCTCACGGCGACCCACCTGACACATAAAGAAAACCAGAGTGAAGCCCTCATCCATTTCCATGGGAAAAAGTTGGGGCGTTTGAAGCTCCAGATCCCCGGCCGTCACAACGTGAGCAATGCCCTTGCGGCCATCGCTGTTGGCCTGGAGTTGGGGATTCCTTATACCAAGATTGCCCGTGCCCTCAGGCGATTCAAAGGGATTTCCCGACGGATGGAGATTCTCTACCAGGACAAGAATACCCTCGTCATGGATGACTACGGTCATCATCCGGAAGAGATCAAGGCAACACTCCGGGCGGTGAAAGAGGGATGGGGGCGAAAAACCATCGTTATCTTTCAGCCCCATCGCTACAGCCGGACACGGGATCTCTTTGATTCCTTCCGGACCGCCTTTGGCCTGGCGGACCAGGTGATTTTGACCGACATCTATGCCGCCTCCGAGGAACCGATCCGGGGGATCACCGGAGAACGGCTGGCCCGGGCGATCAAAAATCCGAACGTCCTCTATGAACCTGATTTCGGGAAAATCATCGATTTAACAAAACAGAGGGTAGGGGCGTACGGCCATACTCCCCGACTCATTTTGACACTGGGGGCCGGTGATATCTGGAAGGTGGGGCGCGAAATCGCCCGACAACTTGAACATTAA
- a CDS encoding phospho-N-acetylmuramoyl-pentapeptide-transferase produces the protein MLYTFLYPWHETFSLLHVFKYITFRTFGGLFTALFFYFLIGRWVIRFCQQSRWTQVIRKEGPQSHYQKQGTPTMGGLAILFAVLFSALLWIDLKNLQFWLCAGLLLFYGLIGFYDDSRKIRYGSSQGLKGRHKFLLQVMGALIVGVLLVTLFPIETKLSVPFFKNFQPDLGLFYPLFAVFVIVGASNAVNLTDGLDGLATVPLIFSFATYGLFAYIAGHFAIATYLQIPYLVGTGELSIFCGAMIGALLGFLWFNTYPAEIFMGDVGSLSLGGVLGLLALLTKNEILLAVVGGLFVLETVSVMTQVLSFRLTGKRIFRMAPIHHHFELKGWPEAKVSVRFWIISFLLSLVAIATLKLR, from the coding sequence ATGCTCTACACCTTTCTTTACCCCTGGCACGAGACATTCAGTCTGCTGCATGTCTTTAAATACATCACCTTCCGGACCTTTGGGGGACTCTTCACCGCACTCTTTTTCTACTTCCTGATCGGCCGATGGGTCATCCGTTTTTGCCAACAGTCCCGATGGACTCAAGTTATCCGAAAAGAAGGGCCCCAGAGCCATTACCAAAAACAGGGGACCCCCACAATGGGAGGGCTTGCCATTCTTTTCGCAGTCCTTTTTTCCGCACTCCTCTGGATCGATCTGAAAAATCTCCAATTTTGGCTGTGTGCCGGACTGCTCCTCTTTTATGGATTGATCGGATTCTATGATGATTCCCGTAAAATCCGTTACGGTTCTTCACAGGGGCTCAAAGGACGGCACAAATTTCTCCTTCAGGTCATGGGAGCCCTGATTGTCGGGGTTCTCCTGGTCACCCTGTTTCCTATTGAAACGAAACTTTCCGTCCCGTTTTTCAAAAATTTCCAACCGGATCTGGGGCTCTTCTATCCCCTCTTTGCCGTCTTTGTGATTGTCGGTGCTTCCAATGCCGTCAATCTGACGGATGGTCTGGACGGACTGGCCACGGTCCCCCTGATCTTCTCGTTTGCCACTTATGGCCTCTTTGCCTACATCGCCGGTCACTTTGCCATCGCCACTTACCTCCAGATCCCTTACCTCGTCGGGACCGGCGAGCTCTCAATCTTCTGCGGAGCCATGATCGGGGCCTTACTCGGCTTTCTCTGGTTCAATACCTACCCCGCAGAAATTTTCATGGGAGACGTTGGTTCTCTCTCCCTGGGAGGGGTTCTGGGGCTGTTGGCGCTTTTGACAAAAAATGAAATTCTGCTGGCGGTGGTCGGTGGTCTGTTTGTCCTTGAGACAGTGTCGGTGATGACGCAGGTTCTCTCCTTCCGTTTGACCGGAAAGAGGATTTTCCGGATGGCTCCGATTCATCACCACTTCGAACTGAAAGGGTGGCCTGAAGCGAAGGTGAGTGTCCGTTTCTGGATCATCTCCTTCCTGTTGTCGTTGGTCGCCATCGCCACTTTAAAACTGAGGTGA
- the ftsW gene encoding putative lipid II flippase FtsW gives MRKPFDTTLFLATVLLVGLGMTMVFSSSAIFAREKFGQNSYFLKKEIFYVLIGFVGLFVARKIPFDWYRRGIYPLFIISLGLLLVVFIPSIGLKAGGAHRWINLFFFSFQPSELAKLVLVIYLAYALSKKQEKIRSFLIGFVPPMILSGAMIAPILFQKDLGNALLMTATVFTLFFVAGARLSYLVTEVFLAIPAFILMIASVNYRRQRILAFLNPWEHRETSGFQLIQSLVAFQTGGFWGQGLGGGKQKLFYLPEAHTDFIFSVVAEELGFLGVLGMLILFGVFLYRSFVIAWRAPDFFSTYLASGIAILFGLQVLLNIGVVIGLLPTKGLTLPFISYGGSSLIISLIAVGILLNISSQGQDNDHRRKN, from the coding sequence ATGAGAAAGCCCTTTGACACAACCCTGTTTCTGGCCACCGTCCTCCTCGTGGGGCTCGGGATGACGATGGTCTTTTCGTCGTCAGCCATTTTTGCCAGGGAAAAATTCGGCCAGAATAGCTATTTTCTCAAAAAAGAAATCTTTTATGTCCTGATCGGTTTTGTGGGGCTTTTCGTCGCTCGAAAGATTCCCTTTGATTGGTACCGCCGTGGCATTTATCCCCTTTTCATCATCAGCCTTGGATTGCTCCTGGTCGTTTTCATTCCTTCGATTGGGCTCAAAGCCGGTGGGGCCCACCGTTGGATCAATCTCTTTTTCTTCTCCTTCCAACCCTCGGAACTGGCCAAATTGGTTTTGGTGATTTACCTCGCCTATGCGCTTTCCAAAAAGCAGGAAAAGATCCGTTCTTTCCTGATCGGTTTTGTCCCGCCAATGATTCTCTCTGGAGCCATGATTGCACCCATTCTTTTCCAGAAAGACCTGGGGAATGCCCTCCTGATGACGGCGACTGTTTTCACACTCTTCTTCGTGGCCGGGGCCCGTCTCTCTTACCTTGTCACTGAAGTCTTTTTGGCGATCCCTGCCTTCATCCTCATGATCGCCTCAGTCAATTATCGGCGCCAGAGGATTCTGGCCTTTTTGAACCCCTGGGAGCATCGCGAAACATCCGGTTTTCAGCTCATTCAGTCATTGGTCGCCTTTCAAACCGGTGGTTTCTGGGGACAAGGTCTTGGGGGAGGAAAACAAAAACTTTTTTACCTTCCCGAGGCCCACACCGATTTTATTTTTTCAGTGGTCGCCGAGGAATTGGGCTTCCTGGGAGTCTTGGGGATGCTGATCCTCTTTGGGGTCTTCCTCTACCGATCCTTCGTCATTGCCTGGAGGGCTCCTGATTTTTTTTCAACCTATCTGGCAAGCGGCATTGCCATTCTCTTTGGGCTCCAGGTTTTGCTAAATATCGGTGTCGTCATCGGGTTACTCCCGACAAAGGGGCTGACGCTCCCGTTCATCAGCTACGGGGGATCTTCACTCATCATTTCATTGATTGCGGTCGGTATCCTGCTCAACATCTCAAGCCAAGGACAGGACAATGATCACCGGAGAAAGAATTGA
- the murF gene encoding UDP-N-acetylmuramoyl-tripeptide--D-alanyl-D-alanine ligase — protein MNLTQNDILKAVKGKFLFSETGKRVAGISTDTRTVRRGDLFIPLKGVHYEAHSFLAEAFKKGAVGALVEKNSGNHLRFRHRGIFLIQVVSTLEALGDLAAFWRRRFKIAVVAITGSNGKTTTKDMTSAILGEKYSVLKTEGNLNNLIGLPQTLFRLTQKHDVAVVEMGMNAPGEIDRLAEIAAPQIGVITSVGRAHLQGLGTLRAVARAKGELLRHLPKTGTAVLNADDSETIFLQSLCRSRRVTFGFKKKPTYRAKKINFLEDQLQFSLEKGQKKQVVKLACISEAAISNALAALAVGDLLSVPWSRMARALHRFHPASNRMELLSIGSQRVLNDTYNANPDSMIIALQTLHRLASKMGRRRVIHPKVAILGEMLELGKFEKEGHLEVGRMAALCGLDLLITVGRKARLIAEGARRGGLPPEKIHSFDDYEEAAQEVPQLLGPKDLILLKGSRGTRMERFLELIPRKKATS, from the coding sequence ATGAATCTTACCCAAAACGACATTTTAAAAGCTGTAAAGGGGAAATTTCTTTTTTCCGAAACAGGGAAAAGGGTCGCCGGAATCTCCACGGATACACGAACAGTCCGCAGGGGGGATCTGTTTATCCCTCTGAAGGGGGTTCACTATGAGGCCCATTCCTTTCTGGCGGAAGCATTTAAAAAGGGGGCAGTCGGGGCTCTTGTTGAAAAAAATAGCGGGAATCACCTTCGGTTCAGACACCGAGGCATTTTTCTTATCCAAGTGGTCTCGACACTCGAGGCGCTGGGGGATCTGGCCGCTTTTTGGCGAAGGCGGTTTAAGATTGCGGTCGTCGCCATTACAGGGAGCAATGGAAAGACAACAACCAAAGATATGACCTCTGCCATTCTTGGAGAAAAATACAGCGTCTTAAAAACGGAAGGGAACTTGAACAACCTGATCGGTCTGCCACAGACCCTCTTTCGCCTCACACAAAAACATGACGTGGCGGTGGTCGAAATGGGGATGAACGCCCCCGGTGAAATCGACCGTCTGGCCGAGATCGCGGCGCCCCAGATCGGTGTCATCACCAGTGTTGGGAGGGCCCATCTTCAAGGACTAGGAACCCTCCGCGCCGTGGCAAGGGCCAAAGGGGAACTCCTCCGCCATCTTCCCAAGACAGGAACTGCTGTTCTGAATGCCGATGATTCCGAGACTATTTTCCTTCAATCCCTCTGTCGTTCACGGCGGGTAACCTTTGGTTTCAAGAAAAAACCCACTTACAGGGCAAAAAAAATAAATTTCTTGGAGGACCAACTTCAATTCTCCCTGGAAAAGGGACAAAAAAAACAGGTCGTAAAACTCGCCTGTATCAGCGAGGCGGCGATCAGCAATGCCCTGGCAGCCTTGGCCGTGGGTGATCTTTTATCGGTCCCCTGGTCCCGAATGGCCAGGGCGCTTCACCGTTTTCATCCGGCCTCAAACCGGATGGAGCTCCTGTCGATCGGGTCTCAACGGGTCCTCAACGACACCTACAATGCCAATCCTGATTCGATGATCATCGCCCTTCAAACCCTCCACCGGCTTGCCTCAAAAATGGGGAGACGAAGGGTGATTCACCCAAAAGTCGCCATCCTTGGAGAAATGCTGGAATTGGGAAAATTCGAAAAAGAGGGGCACCTGGAAGTCGGCAGGATGGCCGCCCTTTGTGGTCTCGACCTACTCATCACCGTGGGCCGAAAGGCGCGGCTCATTGCTGAAGGGGCCCGAAGAGGGGGGCTTCCTCCGGAAAAAATCCACTCCTTTGATGACTATGAGGAGGCCGCCCAAGAGGTGCCCCAGCTTTTGGGCCCGAAGGATCTTATCCTCCTCAAAGGATCACGGGGGACCCGGATGGAACGATTTTTAGAACTGATCCCAAGAAAGAAGGCGACCTCTTAA
- a CDS encoding UDP-N-acetylmuramoyl-L-alanyl-D-glutamate--2,6-diaminopimelate ligase produces MSDHISAQLLEDYSLITFETLIDPLPKKTAGNLSIPVCGITCHSKKVRPGFIFAALPGLKTEGKLFIEEAIDRGAVGILSQDPPPSPWNTQLGWAQVKEPRKALARLSSNFYGEPSRALKLIGITGTNGKTTLTYLLESIFAAGHQSSGIIGTINYRYGKNRFTAPTTTPESADLQELLATMKSDGVQYVAMEVSSHALSLDRVSACHFDVACFTNLSQDHLDFHKDLNDYFEAKCRLFTDVLQQSEKKTRFAVLPAPDPWGEKIQKRMPSSVKVLTYGLEAPAQILAEKTSLSSRGIRGVIKTPRGEVKLVSPLIGEHNLKNMLAATACAVALEVPLEQIQKGLEALSLIPGRLEKIQNNKGIHLFVDYAHTPEALQKALETLRSITHGRLIVVFGCGGDRDAKKRPLMGEVAAQGADLILLTSDNPRTEDPQSIVRQILAGVTKAEKEALVIVDRQEALKRAVVVAEPGDAVLVAGKGHEDYQIIGTEKRHFSDQEELRKILG; encoded by the coding sequence GTGTCAGATCACATTTCAGCCCAATTATTAGAGGATTATTCTTTGATAACCTTTGAGACCCTTATCGATCCATTACCTAAAAAAACAGCGGGAAATCTGTCTATTCCAGTTTGCGGGATTACCTGCCACTCTAAAAAGGTGCGGCCCGGTTTTATCTTTGCCGCGCTACCTGGATTAAAAACGGAAGGCAAACTCTTCATCGAGGAAGCCATTGATCGGGGTGCTGTCGGAATCTTGTCTCAGGACCCGCCTCCATCCCCCTGGAATACCCAGTTAGGTTGGGCCCAGGTCAAGGAACCGCGAAAGGCGCTCGCCCGGCTCTCTTCCAATTTCTATGGAGAACCCAGCCGCGCCCTAAAATTAATCGGCATTACCGGGACCAATGGCAAGACGACATTGACCTACCTTCTGGAATCAATCTTTGCTGCCGGCCATCAATCTTCCGGCATTATCGGAACTATTAACTACCGGTACGGGAAAAACCGCTTCACAGCCCCGACAACCACACCTGAATCGGCCGACCTCCAGGAACTCCTCGCCACCATGAAATCAGACGGCGTGCAGTATGTAGCCATGGAGGTCTCTTCCCATGCCCTTTCCCTCGACCGGGTCTCTGCCTGCCACTTTGATGTCGCCTGCTTCACCAATCTTTCACAGGACCATCTCGATTTTCATAAGGACCTCAATGACTACTTCGAGGCGAAGTGCCGTCTGTTCACCGACGTCCTGCAACAGAGCGAAAAAAAGACCCGGTTTGCCGTCCTCCCCGCCCCTGACCCCTGGGGAGAAAAGATTCAAAAAAGGATGCCGTCATCGGTCAAGGTTCTCACCTACGGCCTGGAGGCCCCTGCTCAAATCCTGGCAGAAAAAACCTCCCTCTCCAGCCGGGGGATCCGGGGCGTCATCAAAACACCTCGTGGCGAGGTGAAACTCGTCTCCCCACTCATCGGTGAACATAATCTCAAAAACATGCTGGCCGCTACCGCCTGTGCCGTTGCCCTTGAAGTCCCTTTAGAGCAGATTCAAAAAGGGCTTGAGGCCCTTTCCCTGATTCCAGGACGTCTCGAAAAAATCCAGAATAATAAAGGAATACACCTTTTTGTCGACTATGCCCACACACCAGAGGCCCTCCAAAAGGCCCTCGAGACACTCCGTTCGATCACTCATGGGCGTCTTATCGTCGTCTTCGGGTGCGGCGGTGACCGGGACGCCAAAAAGAGACCACTCATGGGGGAAGTAGCCGCCCAAGGGGCGGACCTTATCCTCCTGACCTCCGATAACCCGCGCACCGAAGACCCACAGAGTATTGTCAGGCAGATCCTCGCCGGAGTGACCAAAGCGGAAAAGGAGGCGCTTGTCATCGTCGACCGTCAGGAGGCGTTAAAAAGAGCCGTCGTTGTCGCAGAACCGGGAGATGCCGTTCTGGTCGCCGGCAAGGGGCATGAAGATTATCAGATTATCGGCACAGAAAAGAGACATTTTTCAGATCAAGAAGAATTAAGAAAAATTCTGGGGTGA